The window GTCGGAGGCGACCTTGTTGAGGATCACGCCCCCCATCCGCACCTCGGGGTCCCAGGAGGCGAACCCGTGCACCAGCGCCGCCACCGACCGCGACTGCGAGGAGGCGTCCACGACCAGCACCACCGGCGCCCGCAGCAGCTTCGCCACGTGCGCGGTGGACGCCAGCTCCCCCTGCCCCGAGGCCCCGTCGTACATCCCCATCACACCCTCGACGACGGCGATGTCACAGCCGCGCGCCCCGTGCGCGAACAGCGGCGCGACCAGGTCCGGTCCGCACAGGTACGCGTCGAGGTTCCGGCCCACCCGCCCGCTCGCGAGCGCGTGGTAGCCGGGGTCGATGTAGTCCGGCCCCACCTTGTGCGGGGAGACGGCGAGCCCCCGCTCGGTGAGCGCGGCCATCAGCCCCGTGGCCACGGTGGTCTTGCCGCTGCGCGAGGCGGGCGCGGCGATCACCAGCCGGGGCACGGAGGGCAGGGAAGGGGAGGAGGGCGGGGGAGAGGAGGGCGAGGAGGTCACGACGTCACCACTCGATGCCCCGCTGGCCCTTCTGGCCCGCGTCCATGGGGTGCTTGACCTTCGACATGTCGGTCACCAGGTCCGCGAAGTCGACGAGCTTGTCCGGCGCGTTCCGCCCGGTGATGACGACATGCTGGGTCCCGGGCCGGTCCCGCAGCACCTCGATCACCTCGTCGGTGTCGATCCACCCCCAGTGCAGCGGGTACGCGAACTCGTCCAGCACGTAGAGCTTGTACGTCTCGGCCGCGAGGTCCCGCTTGACCTGCTCCCAGCCCTCACGGGCCTTGTCCTCGTTGTCCATCTGCCCATCCCGCTGCACCCAGGACCAGCCCTCGCCCATCTTGTGCCAGTCCACGGACCCGCCCTCACCGGACGCCCCGAGCACCCGCAGCGCGTTCTCCTCGCCGACCTTCCACTTCGCCGACTTGACGAACTGGAACACCCCGATCGGCCACCCCTGGTTCCAGGCGCGCAGCGCCAGCCCGAACGCGGCGGTGGACTTGCCCTTGCCTATGCCCGTGTGCACGAACACCAGTGGACGGTTCCGGCGCTGACGTGTCGTCAGTCCGTCGTCCGGTACGACACTCGGCTGTCCCTGCGGCATCTACGCGGCCCTCCTCGGAGCTTTCTGCGTTCCCTGCGTTCCCTGCGTTCGCTGTGTTCCCTGCGGTTTCTGCGTGCCCCGCACATCCCGTACCAGCCCGGCGATCGAGTCCGCCCGCAACTCGTCCAACGTCACCGCCGTACCGCCCAGTTCACCCGCGAGCCGGCCGGCGAGCCCGAGCCGGACATGGCCCGACTCGCAGTCGACGACCACGGACGCGGTCCCCTCGGCCGCGAACAGCCGTGCCGCCCGCTCCGCGAGCGCGACGGGCTCCGGGCCGCCGGTCGCCCGGCCGTCGGTGACCACCACGACCAGCGGCCGGCGCGCCGGGTCCCGCAGCCGTTCCACCCGCAGCACGTCGTGCGCCTTCAGCAGCCCTGCGGCGAGCGGCGTCCGCCCGCCCGTCGGCAGCGACTCCAGCCGGGTCGCCGCCGCGTCCACGGACGAGGTCGGGGGCAGCGCCACCTCGGCCGCCGACCCCCGGAAGGTCACCAGCCCCACCTTGTCCCGCCGCTGATAGGCGTCGAGGAGCAGCGACAGCACCGCGCCCTTCACGGCACTCATCCGCTGCCGCGCCGCCATCGACCCGGAGGCGTCGACCACGAACAGCACGAGATTGCCCTCACGCCCCTCCCGGGTCGCCTGCCGCAGATCGTCCCGACGGACCACCAGCCCCGGCCCGGACCGGCCCCGCGTCCGCTGGTGCGGCGCCGCCGCCCGCACGGTCGCCGCCAGATGCAGTTTGGTCAGCGTGCCGCGCGGCCGGCGCGCCCCGGTGGTGCGCCCGTGCTCCGTCCGTGCCCGCGAACGCCGCCCGGCGGAACCCTCCCCGAGCCCCGGCACGCTCAGCACCTTCGTACGAAAGGGCTCGGCGGCCCGTACGGCCGACTGCTCCCCGGCGGCCGGCGCCTGAGCCGGCACGCCCTCCCCGTTCTCCGGTCGCGCTGCGCCGTCGCCGCCCTGCGGCCCGTCGGGCCCGGAGGAGGGCGGCTGTCCGCCGCCACCGGGCCCGTCCGGATCGGGATCCTCGTCCTGAGGGCTGTGCGGGTCCTGCGGCTCCTCCGGCTCCTGAGGGTCCTGCGGATCCCGCGGGGGCTCCGCGAACTCCTCCAGGGTCTCGTCGAGCTTGTCCTCGTCGAGCCCCGGCGCGTCGAAGGGGTTCCGCCGCCGCCGGTGCGGCAGCGCCAGCAGCGCCGCCTGCCGCACGTCCTCCGCGAGCACCTCGGTGCGCCCGGCCCACGCGGCCAGCGCGGTCGCCGTGCGGGCCATCACGATGTCGGCCCGCATCCCGTCCACCTCGAAGGCCGCACAGGTCGCCGCGATCTGCCGCAGCACCCCGTCGCCCAGCAGCACGGACGGCAGCAACTCCCGCGCGGCGACCACCCGTTGCCGGACGTCGGCCTCCTGGTCCGCCCAACGGGCCGTGAAGGCCGCCGGGTCGTCGTCGTAGGCGAGCCGCCGCCGGACGACCTCCACCCGCTGGTCCGGCTCCCGCGAGGCCGCGACCTCCACGGTCAGCCCGAACCGGTCGAGCAACTGCGGCCGCAGCTCGCCCTCCTCGGGGTTCATCGTCCCGACCAGCAGGAACCGCGCGGCATGCCGTACGGAGACGCCCTCGCGCTCCACGTACGAGGCGCCCATCGCGGCGGCGTCGAGCAGCAGGTCGACGAGGTGGTCGTGGAGCAGGTTCACCTCGTCGACGTACAGGATGCCCCGGTGCGCGTCGGCGAGCAGCCCCGGCTCGAAGGCCTTCACGCCCTCGGACAGCGCCCGTTCGATGTCGAGGGCGCCGACGAGCCGGTCCTCGGAGGCGCCGACGGGCAACTCGACCATGCGCGCCGGCCGCGTCTGAGACGCCGGCTCATGCGGCCCGTCCGGGCACGCGGGGTCCGGCTTCGCGGGATCGCAGGAGAACCGGCACCCGGCGACGACCTCGACCTCCGGCAGCAGCGCCGCGAGCGCCCGCACGGCGGTGCTCTTCGCGGTCCCCTTCTCACCGCGCACCAGCACACCGCCGACCGCCGGCGACACCGCGTTCAGCAGCAGCGCGAGGCGCAGGTCGTCCTGGCCGACGACGGCCGTGAACGGAAACGGAACACTCACTTTGCGTCGCCCTCCAAGTCACCCTCCGGCCGCGGGCGGTTGACCCGCGGCCGGTCGTTCAACTGCGAGCCCGTGCCCGTCATCCGGACGCTCCCGGCGTTCCGGGAGCCCCCGGCGGCACGAACGGCAGACCCTTCGGCGCGCCCGACTCGATGAGCCGCCACAGCGCGTCCGTGTCCGCGTGTTCCTCGATCAGGTCGCCGAGCCGGTCCAGCTGCTCCTCGCGCAGCGCGGCGAACGACGTGTCGGCGGCCGGTACGAAACGGCGCCCGGAGGCCGCCGCCACCTCCCGCAGAAAGGCCCGCCGGAAACCGTCCGACTCCAGCGAACCGTGCCAGTGCGTGCCCCAGATCTGCCCGACCCGACACCCGTCCAGGAAGGGCTCCCCGCCCAGTACGTCGGCGACCCCGTGGTGGATCTCGTACCCCTCGACCCGCTCCCCGAGGGCCTCCCCGACGGGGCGGGTGAGTGTCTTCTCCGGGGCGAACCGTACGCGGACGGGGAGAAGTCCGAGCGCGTCGACGTGCCCCCGCCGGCTCTCGACGTCGTCCTCGATGTGCTCCCCGAGGACTTGGAAACCGCCGCAGATGCCGAGCACCGGCCGCCCCTCGGCGGCGCGCCGCGCGAGGGCGTCGGCCAGGCCCCGCTCCCGCAGCCACTCCAGCGCCCGTACCGTCCCCCGGGTCCCCGGCACCACGACGAGGTCCGCGTCGGCCAGTTCCTCGGCCCGGTCCACGAACCGCACGACGACACCGGGTTCGGCGGCGAGGGCGTCCACGTCGGTGAAGTTGGACATCAGCGGCACCGCGCACACGGCGACCCGCAGGACGTCCTCCCCGACGGGCGGTGCCACGTTCGACTCGCGGACCGTCCCGCGCAGCGACACCCGCAGCCCGTCCTCCTCGTCGATCCCGAGCCCGTGCCGGAACGGCAGCACGCCGTAGGTCCGCCTCCCGGTCAGCCCGTGCAGCATGTCGAGCCCCGGCTCCAGCAGCAAGACGTCGCCCCGGAACTTGTTGACGAGGAACCCGGCGACGAGTGCCTGGTCCTCGGGCGAGAGCAGCGCCACGGTCCCGAAGAAGGACGCGAAGACCCCACCGCGGTCGATGTCGCCGACGACGAGCACGGGGAGCCCGGCGTTCCGGGCGATCCCCATGTTGACGATGTCGGTCCGCCGGAGATTGATCTCGGCGGGGGAACCGGCCCCCTCACAGATCACCGCGTCATACGTGCCCCGCAACTCGGCGAGACAGTCCAACACGGTCCCGAGCAGCCGCTGTTGCCGTCCCCCGTGGTACCCGCGCGCACTCATCTCGCCCACGGGCTTCCCGAGCAGCACCACCTGACTGCTGCGCTCGCCACCGGGCTTCAGCAGGACGGGGTTCATGAGCGCGGTCGGCTCCACCCGGCAGGCCTGGGCCTGCATGGCCTGCGCCCGCCCGATCTCGGCGCCCTCCTTCGTCACGAAGGAGTTGAGCGACATGTTCTGCGCCTTGAAGGGCGCGACCTTGACCCCCTGCCGCACCAGCCACCGGCAGATCCCGGCGGTCACCACGCTCTTCCCGGCATCGGAGGTGGTCCCGGCGACCAGCAACCCGCCACTCATCCCTGACTCCTCGCCCGCCGTGCCGGCCGCCCCGCGACCCGCCCCCGCACCATCGCCGCACCCGCGCCGACCCCCAGGGCGAGCCAACTCACCCTGCGGGACAGCCGGACGGCCCGTTCGATGTCCCCGACGCCGACGGCCCGCCCCTCCCCATTGAGCACGGGCCGGTGCTCGACCCGCCCCCCGTACGACAACGTGCCCCCCAACCGCACTCCGAGCGCCCCCGCGAACGACGCCTCCACGGGCCCCGCGTTGGGACTCGGATGCCTGCCCGCGTCCGCCCGCCACGCCCGCACCGCCCCCCGGGGGTCCCCACCGGCGGCGGTGGCCAGCAAGGCGGTCAGCCGGGCCCCCGGCCACCCCGCCACGTCGTCCAGCCGCGCGGAGGCCCACCCGTAGCGCCGGTAGCGCCGCGACCGGTGTCCGACCATGGCGTCCAAGGTGTTCACGGCCCGGAACCCCACGAGCCCGGGCACCCCGCCGACGGCCCCCCACACGAGCGCCCCCACCACCGCGTCGGACGTGTTCTCGGCGACGGACTCCACGACCGCCCGCGCGATCCCGTCCGGGTCGAGCGCCTGCGGATCCCGTCCGCACAGATGGGGCAACCGGCCCCGCGCGCCCTCGACATCGCCGGCGTCGAGGAACCGCGCGATCGTCCGCGCCTCCCGCCCGAGCGAGGTCCCCCCGACGACGGCCCAGGTGGCGGCGGCGGTCAGTCCGACGGACGCGATCCGCGACGGCCGTACGGCGGCCGAGGCCGCGGCCCCCAGCGCGACGGCGCCGCCGGCGCACACCGCGGTGTGCAGCGCGCCCCACCCCCGGTGGTCCCGCCACAGCACCCGCTCCACCGCGCCGGCGGCCCGCCCGAACGCCGCGACCGGATGCCCGCGGCGCGGATCGCCGAACAGCAGATCGCCGAGGAGCCCGGCGGCGGCGCCGTACGCGAAGACGCGATCGGCACGCACCGGTTCAGCCGGTCACGGGGTCGGGCAGGGTCCGGACGCTGGGCCCCGAAGGGCAGCCGCACAGGGCGCACATGGCGATAGGTCCTCACTCAGGGTGTCCACGCCCTGGTTCGACGAGACCGACGGCGAGAGTTCCTGGCTCCCGGGGAGACGCTTCGAGATGCTTCCCCGGTGACAGTGGCGGGACCGCGCCGGACTCGCACCGGCTTCCTCTTCTGCCGTCGTACATGGCCCCGGCAGTCCACCACGCCCCCGGAAGACCCGTCAACTTGCTGTTGACCTGCGGCGCAGCGGTGTGCTCAGCCCCACACCGCCGAAATCCCGCCAGACGCCCGAATCGGCACTTTCCGCGCGCTTGCCCGACGACCCGGCCGGGAACACCCCGAGGAACGGCGGCGGGCGGCTCGCGACGGGCCGTCCGGGGGACGGGAGGTGCACACGTGGACGATCGGCGGAGCAGGACGGTCTCGTCGGGCACGAGGTACGGGAGCGCGCGCGGAGCCTGGGTGACGGCGGCCGCGCCCTGGGCACTCTTCTGCTGGGTCATGGGGGTGCTGGCCGTCGGCGCGGGCGCGCTGGCGGCGCTCCTCGTCCCGGCGGGTGAGGTGCGCGGTCCGGTCTGGACGCTGGTGACGGTTCTCGTCGCCGCCGGCGCGGGCCTGTGGTCGGGTCTCACCCCGGGCACCGGGCGGCTCCGGGTCCCGGACCGTGCTCCGGTCGCGCCCCGGCCCCGCGGGCCGGAGCGTCGCTGACGCCGGCCCGGGACGCGCACGACCCCCGAGGGCGCCGTACGCCGTCGGGGGTCGGTGGTCGAGCTGTCGAGAGACCGGGGAGGCCCGGTCCCAGCTCATGATCATGTCCGGTCTCAGGTCATGATCAGGGAGATTCCGTACGCCACGGCCGCCGCGCACAGCGCGAAGCACACGTACGCACCCGTGGTCGCCGCCGCGACCGAGTCGCCCCGGGTCGACGCCTCCTCCCGCTTGGAGAGGCCGACGATGCCGAGGGT is drawn from Streptomyces bottropensis ATCC 25435 and contains these coding sequences:
- the cobO gene encoding cob(I)yrinic acid a,c-diamide adenosyltransferase, which gives rise to MPQGQPSVVPDDGLTTRQRRNRPLVFVHTGIGKGKSTAAFGLALRAWNQGWPIGVFQFVKSAKWKVGEENALRVLGASGEGGSVDWHKMGEGWSWVQRDGQMDNEDKAREGWEQVKRDLAAETYKLYVLDEFAYPLHWGWIDTDEVIEVLRDRPGTQHVVITGRNAPDKLVDFADLVTDMSKVKHPMDAGQKGQRGIEW
- a CDS encoding putative cobaltochelatase, coding for MSVPFPFTAVVGQDDLRLALLLNAVSPAVGGVLVRGEKGTAKSTAVRALAALLPEVEVVAGCRFSCDPAKPDPACPDGPHEPASQTRPARMVELPVGASEDRLVGALDIERALSEGVKAFEPGLLADAHRGILYVDEVNLLHDHLVDLLLDAAAMGASYVEREGVSVRHAARFLLVGTMNPEEGELRPQLLDRFGLTVEVAASREPDQRVEVVRRRLAYDDDPAAFTARWADQEADVRQRVVAARELLPSVLLGDGVLRQIAATCAAFEVDGMRADIVMARTATALAAWAGRTEVLAEDVRQAALLALPHRRRRNPFDAPGLDEDKLDETLEEFAEPPRDPQDPQEPEEPQDPHSPQDEDPDPDGPGGGGQPPSSGPDGPQGGDGAARPENGEGVPAQAPAAGEQSAVRAAEPFRTKVLSVPGLGEGSAGRRSRARTEHGRTTGARRPRGTLTKLHLAATVRAAAPHQRTRGRSGPGLVVRRDDLRQATREGREGNLVLFVVDASGSMAARQRMSAVKGAVLSLLLDAYQRRDKVGLVTFRGSAAEVALPPTSSVDAAATRLESLPTGGRTPLAAGLLKAHDVLRVERLRDPARRPLVVVVTDGRATGGPEPVALAERAARLFAAEGTASVVVDCESGHVRLGLAGRLAGELGGTAVTLDELRADSIAGLVRDVRGTQKPQGTQRTQGTQGTQKAPRRAA
- a CDS encoding cobyric acid synthase; its protein translation is MSGGLLVAGTTSDAGKSVVTAGICRWLVRQGVKVAPFKAQNMSLNSFVTKEGAEIGRAQAMQAQACRVEPTALMNPVLLKPGGERSSQVVLLGKPVGEMSARGYHGGRQQRLLGTVLDCLAELRGTYDAVICEGAGSPAEINLRRTDIVNMGIARNAGLPVLVVGDIDRGGVFASFFGTVALLSPEDQALVAGFLVNKFRGDVLLLEPGLDMLHGLTGRRTYGVLPFRHGLGIDEEDGLRVSLRGTVRESNVAPPVGEDVLRVAVCAVPLMSNFTDVDALAAEPGVVVRFVDRAEELADADLVVVPGTRGTVRALEWLRERGLADALARRAAEGRPVLGICGGFQVLGEHIEDDVESRRGHVDALGLLPVRVRFAPEKTLTRPVGEALGERVEGYEIHHGVADVLGGEPFLDGCRVGQIWGTHWHGSLESDGFRRAFLREVAAASGRRFVPAADTSFAALREEQLDRLGDLIEEHADTDALWRLIESGAPKGLPFVPPGAPGTPGASG
- a CDS encoding cobalamin biosynthesis protein, with amino-acid sequence MRADRVFAYGAAAGLLGDLLFGDPRRGHPVAAFGRAAGAVERVLWRDHRGWGALHTAVCAGGAVALGAAASAAVRPSRIASVGLTAAATWAVVGGTSLGREARTIARFLDAGDVEGARGRLPHLCGRDPQALDPDGIARAVVESVAENTSDAVVGALVWGAVGGVPGLVGFRAVNTLDAMVGHRSRRYRRYGWASARLDDVAGWPGARLTALLATAAGGDPRGAVRAWRADAGRHPSPNAGPVEASFAGALGVRLGGTLSYGGRVEHRPVLNGEGRAVGVGDIERAVRLSRRVSWLALGVGAGAAMVRGRVAGRPARRARSQG